The following coding sequences lie in one Saimiri boliviensis isolate mSaiBol1 chromosome 6, mSaiBol1.pri, whole genome shotgun sequence genomic window:
- the FIBIN gene encoding fin bud initiation factor homolog — protein sequence MVFLKFLCMSFFCHLCQGYFDGPLYPEMSNGTLHHYFVPDGDYEENDDPEKCQLLFRVSDHRRCSQGEGSQAGSLLSLTLREEFTVLGRQVEDAGRVLEGISKSISYDLDGEESYGKYLRRESHQIGDAYSNSDKSLTELESKFKQGQEQDSRQESRLNEDFLGMLVHTRSLLKETLAISVGLRDKYELLALTIRSHGTRLGRLKNDYLKV from the coding sequence ATGGTGTTTCTGAAGTTCCTCTGCATGAGTTTCTTCTGCCACCTGTGTCAAGGCTACTTCGATGGCCCCCTCTACCCAGAGATGTCCAATGGGACTCTGCACCACTACTTCGTGCCCGATGGGGACTATGAGGAGAACGATGACCCCGAGAAGTGCCAGCTGCTCTTCAGGGTGAGTGACCACAGGCGCTGCTCCCAGGGGGAGGGGAGCCAGGCCGGCAGCCTGCTGAGCCTCACCCTGCGGGAGGAGTTCACCGTGCTGGGCCGCCAGGTGGAGGATGCTGGGCGCGTGCTGGAGGGCATCAGCAAAAGCATCTCCTACGACCTGGACGGGGAAGAGAGCTATGGCAAGTACCTGCGGCGGGAGTCCCACCAGATCGGGGATGCCTACTCCAACTCGGACAAATCCCTCACTGAGCTGGAGAGCAAGTTCAAGCAGGGCCAGGAACAGGACAGCCGGCAGGAGAGCAGGCTCAACGAGGACTTCCTGGGAATGCTGGTCCACACCAGGTCCCTGTTGAAGGAGACACTGGCCATTTCTGTGGGACTCAGGGACAAATATGAGCTGCTGGCTCTCACCATCAGGAGCCATGGGACCCGACTAGGTCGGCTGAAAAATGATTATCTTAAAGTATAG